GCTCTTCGCGGGCGGGGCGACGCTGGTGGTGATCTCGCGCCTGGGGCAACGCAGTGGCGGGCACCTGAATCCGGCGATGACGCTTGCCTTCTGGTGGAAGGGACAGGTGGCACCGCCCGACCTGTTCGCTTACGCCGGCGCGCAGATCGCCGGCGCGCTCCTGGGCGTGTGGATCGTCGCGATGGTGGGCGGCGCCGCGGCCGAGAGCGTGCAGTGGGGCATTACCCTTCCGGGCGCCGGCTACTCGGTGCCCGAGGCGTTCCTCGCCGAGGCGGTCATCACCTTCCTGCTGGTCTTCCTGGTGCTTTTCTGCGTGAGCAACCAGCGCTTTGCCGCCGCCACCCCGTTCCTCGCCGGCGCGCTGGTCGCATTCCTCGTCTGGGTGGAGGCGCCGATCTCCGGCACGGGCTTGAATCCGGCGCGCAGCTTCGCGCCGGCGCTGGTGAGCGCAAGGTTCGAGCATCACTGGCTCTACTGGATCGCACCGGCGGTGGGCGCCATCGCAGCGGTGGTCCTTTTCGCCCGGACGGTCGACACGGCCGAGCGCCCCGGCTGCGCCAAGCTGTTCCACACGGAGCGCTACCGGTGCATCTTCCTGCAGTGCGCCTACGAAGTATTTCCCGCCGGGCGCGTGGTGATGCGCGAAGGCGAGCAGGCCGTGTTCGCGTATGTCATCGAAGAAGGCGAGCTCGAGGTGCGCAAGCGCGCCGAGGACGGCAGCGAGCGCGTGCTCTCGCGGCTCGGCCCGGGAGAATGGGCCGGCGAGCTCGGAATGCTCCTGCGCCTGCCGCGCTCGGCCACGGTGGTCGCGTCGCGCGACTCACGTCTGCGCATGGTGACCGAGCAGAACTTCAAGCACGTGATCGCCGAGCACCCGACGGAGACCGAGCGGCTCCTGCGCCAGCTCGCGAAGCGCCTGCACGAGACGAGCGCGCAGCTGGTCCTC
The genomic region above belongs to Acidobacteriota bacterium and contains:
- a CDS encoding aquaporin translates to MKEHLPEYFAEFAGTAIMMAIGTGAIVFMWSEGSMMTELIPSEALRRLATGVLFAGGATLVVISRLGQRSGGHLNPAMTLAFWWKGQVAPPDLFAYAGAQIAGALLGVWIVAMVGGAAAESVQWGITLPGAGYSVPEAFLAEAVITFLLVFLVLFCVSNQRFAAATPFLAGALVAFLVWVEAPISGTGLNPARSFAPALVSARFEHHWLYWIAPAVGAIAAVVLFARTVDTAERPGCAKLFHTERYRCIFLQCAYEVFPAGRVVMREGEQAVFAYVIEEGELEVRKRAEDGSERVLSRLGPGEWAGELGMLLRLPRSATVVASRDSRLRMVTEQNFKHVIAEHPTETERLLRQLAKRLHETSAQLVL